Proteins from one Sarcophilus harrisii chromosome 2, mSarHar1.11, whole genome shotgun sequence genomic window:
- the LOC116421913 gene encoding 1-phosphatidylinositol 4,5-bisphosphate phosphodiesterase epsilon-1-like has product MTSEEMVASVPMTQKKVIVASSATDESSENVSDISVMKRHTNKPNKEIPHTLSCLNRFREEPIENSLPNIFSVSSKEAISDKNIHENFRDRSMAESMEYININCNNMPNNCQSSYSHFCKSCDSKSEENLCLDTGISSSLERNMFPGIKLEVDDSSGETNPIRSQSAIIQTNKGHIDNMAIFHFHYAVQRNASKTFCTISDGLILDDCGNCVQLPNVRDDQKDNYSAYTCSLMELTNDYDHKNGLKRCDNYDTLRDKYLCLERSCQEVKMACSNKSFCGDDFPGRMPTKPFLSHLEDCTDNFEEDFFKNKKERSTLLIRRFCKNDKEVKKSVYTGTRAIMRTLPSGHIGPGAWSYIEQKRSYDIKNFSSSEKTATVQIKQDVNLCLGKSHWFLLHFNPFVKQNLQVSIKGK; this is encoded by the coding sequence ATGACCTCTGAAGAAATGGTAGCTTCTGTTCCTATGACACAGAAAAAAGTGATAGTTGCTAGCTCAGCTACAGATGAAAGTAGTGAAAATGTCTCAGATATCAGTGTTATGAAAAGACATACTAATAAGCCAAACAAAGAAATCCCTCATACTCTCTCATGTTTAAACAGATTTAGAGAAGAACCTATTGAAAATTCATTGCCCAATATTTTCTCAGTCTCAAGTAAAGAAGCAATCAGTGATAAGAATATCCATGAAAACTTTAGGGATAGAAGCATGGCAGAGTCAATGGAATATATTAACATTAACTGTAACAACATGCCTAATAACTGCCAGAGTTCATATAGCCATTTCTGTAAGTCATGTGACTCTAAATCAGAAGAAAACCTGTGTTTGGATACTGGAATTTCATCTTCACTGGAAAGAAACATGTTTCCTGGAATTAAACTAGAAGTTGATGACTCTTCAGGGGAAACAAATCCTATAAGAAGTCAATCAGCAATTATTCAGACTAACAAAGGTCATATTGATAATATGgctatatttcattttcattatgcAGTTCAGAGAAATGCATCAAAGACTTTTTGTACCATATCTGATGGCTTAATTTTAGATGATTGCGGCAACTGTGTACAACTACCAAATGTTAGAGATGATCAAAAAGACAATTACTCAGCATATACTTGTAGCTTAATGGAATTGACAAATGATTATGACCATAAGAATGGACTGAAGAGATGTGATAACTATGATACCTTAAGAGATAAATATTTATGCTTAGAAAGATCTTGCCAGGAGGTTAAAATGGCATGTTCAAATAAAAGTTTCTGTGGTGATGATTTTCCTGGAAGAATGCCTACCAAGCCCTTTTTGAGTCATTTGGAAGATTGTACTGATAATTttgaagaagatttttttaaaaacaaaaaggagcgATCCACTTTGTTAATtagaagattttgcaaaaatgatAAGGAAGTTAAAAAATCTGTTTATACAGGAACCAGAGCAATTATGAGAACCCTGCCTTCTGGGCATATAGGACCTGGAGCTTGGAGTTATATTGAGCAGAAAAGAAGTTATGACATTAAGAATTTTAGCAGTTCAGAGAAAACAGCAACAGTACAGATTAAGCAAGATGTGAATCTCTGTCTTGGAAAATCCCATTGGTTTCTG